In the Ornithodoros turicata isolate Travis unplaced genomic scaffold, ASM3712646v1 ctg00000850.1, whole genome shotgun sequence genome, one interval contains:
- the LOC135375291 gene encoding neprilysin-11-like has product MEDELERVRVVPRQEDAEPDVDQAQRRLNPILVILVLVSSLLFLVLFIWFKVSSREWYHSTTTSHSAIEQVTQPIVEVIRERRTCNRPRCRAIGHALTYGLNRTVPPCSSVWDHACTGWITAPEPVYRKVILGSANLYIEDMYKDMEETLSTMNVATLTPNPMQKASFFYQSCTRHRMQGKDGMDELRSLFQRYSLRGWPYESSADNIISTVLPRYLHDTQDSAILDVHSANSAPTMSTMESQLRSNRTVYLALDCPSFPMPGYVHTRTKMGPMRNRYFTYMKDAITSYSAHVGNTTVAGIFAFERNQAFVVRKHCYRRRLKRVTVADLTNDIPGVDWTTFLNDIVGRRSSFKVFQGTVILIRSKRYLRYVASLRQGTKNVRAVNYIGWRLLHLFGRHASRELLWSEDMFREDVDINVHQVQGFAKECLMLTNDVMSMAVGRVYVETHTGVRTFFKVNRMIQSILFGFKHMLSEASWIVNDELQAAYARIDAIRTIVSIPPWIENDVLLTEYYNDLVMDPCNVTFFGLLVNATAHSAQKRFMSLDIQEAIISGTDEERKKAQERAGISIKHLHSIFPARIVDLNLHRYNPRQSLLYDVVDNVILLPARILQPPYYDPDVPYALNYGGLGVLLLHDIVTEFFRFYFNIANNNWRVKLKCINSGVYTEKEDSTGEASQRRDVFTVAFTMMIVRAAYRAYHYYMDAKDDQVIPGVWPEANPHQIFFLSAVRSVCSLTRDRLWARLMQPDMTKSQIALLEKIKHAFQGLPELHYAFHCSRNKKDEFYACMEDKPVMEESPAT; this is encoded by the coding sequence ATGGAAGACGAGCTTGAAAGGGTTAGGGTGGTCCCGCGACAGGAAGACGCCGAGCCCGACGTCGACCAGGCCCAACGCCGCCTCAACCCTATTTTGGTCATCTTGGTACTAGTGAGCAGCTTACTCTTTCTAGTACTATTTATCTGGTTCAAAGTCAGCAGTCGTGAGTGGTACCACTCAACGACGACCTCGCACAGTGCTATAGAACAAGTTACCCAACCTATAGTTGAAGTCATCCGGGAACGACGAACATGCAACCGTCCACGATGTAGAGCCATTGGTCACGCACTCACGTACGGTCTCAATCGCACCGTCCCGCCTTGCAGCAGCGTCTGGGATCATGCGTGTACCGGATGGATCACAGCTCCTGAACCGGTATACCGGAAAGTGATCCTTGGTTCGGCAAACCTCTACATCGAGGACATGTACAAAGACATGGAAGAAACCCTTTCGACCATGAACGTGGCAACTCTTACTCCGAACCCGATGCAGAAGGCTTCTTTCTTCTACCAGAGCTGCACTCGGCACAGAATGCAAGGGAAAGATGGAATGGATGAATTAAGATCATTGTTCCAAAGGTACTCTCTGAGAGGCTGGCCGTATGAATCATCGGCTGATAACATAATTAGCACAGTACTTCCCAGGTACCTACACGACACGCAGGACAGCGCAATCTTAGATGTACATAGTGCGAACTCCGCGCCAACAATGTCCACCATGGAATCGCAGCTCAGGAGTAACAGGACAGTCTACCTCGCTTTGGATTGCCCTTCATTCCCCATGCCTGGATACGTACACACACGCACGAAAATGGGCCCAATGAGAAACCGCTACTTCACCTACATGAAGGATGCCATCACCAGTTACTCCGCGCATGTTGGCAATACTACCGTAGCAGGAATATTTGCCTTCGAGAGAAACCAGGCTTTCGTGGTTCGAAAGCACTGCTACAGGAGGAGGTTGAAGCGTGTTACTGTGGCCGATTTGACTAACGACATCCCAGGTGTCGACTGGACCACATTTCTAAACGACATAGTTGGACGTCGATCATCCTTCAAAGTTTTTCAAGGGACGGTAATTCTAATACGCTCGAAGAGATATCTTCGCTACGTGGCAAGTTTGAGGCAAGGAACCAAGAACGTGCGTGCTGTAAACTACATCGGTTGGCGTTTACTGCATCTTTTTGGGCGACACGCGTCGAGAGAACTGCTATGGTCCGAGGACATGTTTAGAGAAGATGTCGACATCAACGTGCACCAAGTGCAAGGCTTTGCTAAGGAATGTCTCATGTTGACCAACGATGTGATGTCCATGGCTGTCGGTAGAGTGTACGTTGAGACTCACACCGGAGTTAGGACATTCTTTAAAGTCAACCGAATGATACAAAGCATACTCTTTGGATTCAAACACATGCTTTCGGAGGCATCTTGGATTGTTAATGATGAGCTCCAAGCCGCCTACGCCCGTATCGATGCCATCCGAACAATAGTCAGCATTCCACCTTGGATTGAGAACGATGTTCTTCTCACAGAGTACTACAATGATCTGGTCATGGATCCATGCAACGTGACATTCTTCGGGCTGCTGGTGAACGCCACAGCGCACAGTGCCCAGAAACGATTTATGTCCCTTGACATCCAAGAGGCCATTATATCGGGAACGGATGAAGAGAGGAAGAAAGCCCAAGAAAGGGCCGGCATCAGCATCAAGCACCTCCACTCCATCTTTCCAGCCAGGATAGTAGATCTGAACCTACATAGATATAACCCGCGCCAATCCCTTCTGTATGACGTTGTCGACAACGTCATTCTACTACCCGCTCGCATATTGCAGCCACCGTATTACGATCCGGACGTCCCGTACGCATTAAACTACGGCGGACTGGGCGTACTTCTGCTGCacgacattgtcacggagttctTCCGTTTTTATTTCAACATTGCCAACAACAACTGGAGGGTAAAGCTGAAATGCATCAACAGCGGAGTATACACCGAGAAGGAGGACAGCACCGGCGAAGCTTCTCAAAGACGGGACGTGTTTACTGTCGCTTTCACTATGATGATAGTTCGCGCTGCGTACCGCGCGTACCATTACTACATGGATGCAAAGGACGATCAAGTCATCCCAGGAGTCTGGCCAGAAGCTAATCCCCACCAAATATTCTTTCTCTCCGCAGTGAGAAGTGTGTGTTCCCTAACGCGCGACAGACTCTGGGCGCGGCTCATGCAGCCAGACATGACCAAGTCGCAAATAGCGCTTCTGGAGAAGATAAAGCACGCCTTTCAAGGTTTACCAGAGCTCCACTACGCCTTTCACTGTAGCAGGAATAAAAAAGATGAGTTCTACGCATGTATGGAGGATAAACCCGTCATGGAGGAATCGCCAGCCACCTGA